The segment CAGTGTTACGGCCCGCGGGCGCGGATGTCAAGATGATCGTTCCGGTCCCACTGCCGCAACGATGGCGTAGGTTCAGAGAGGCGGGAAGAATGACCAATGCCCAAATCCGAATGACCAATCAAGCCCCAATGACCACTGACGAATGACCAATGAACTTCCTGTTCTTGATCATTGGGAGTTGGACATTCATTGGTCATTCGGATTTGGGTATTGGGCATTCGAATAGCCCCATCGCCCAATTCTGTTGTCTTCCCCATACCAACTCTCTATAAGGCCTTGCGATGATCGGCGGCAACCTCATCGACAGTCTTGGCACTGCCATCCTGGCGGTTGGGGAGGTTCACGGGCTGGAGTTGATTCAGGATCTGGCCGTCATCATGTGCGTCGCGGGGGTGGTGACGGTTTTGTTCCGCAAGCTGCGCCAGCCGGTCGTGCTGGGGTACATCCTGGCCGGCCTGATCGTCGGCAACCACACGCCCATCAAGCTGATCGCCGACGAGGCCAACGTGAACACGTGGGGCAACATCGGCGTGATCTTCCTCATGTTCAGCCTGGGGCTGCACTTCAGTTTGCGCAAATTGGCCGAGGTGGGCGCAACGGCCTTCTTGGCCGCGTCGCTGGAGATCGTGGGGATGCTGACGTTGGGCTACTACGTCGGCCTTGCGTTCGGCTGGAAGCCGATGGACGCGCTGTTCCTGGGCGCGATCCTGTCGATCTCGTCGACCACCATCATCATCAAGGCCCTGACCGAGCTGAAGCTGGTGAAGGAGCGCTTCGCGGAGGTCATCTTCGGCATCCTGATCGTCGAGGACATCCTGGCGATCGCCATGCTCGCGCTGCTCAGCGGCATCGCCAACACCGGCGGGCTGGCAGCCGACGAGGTCGCGGTGACGTTCGGTAAATTGGGCATCTTTCTGGTCATCACGCTGGTGGTCGGCCTGCTGGCGGTGCCGCCGCTCATGCGGTTCGTCGCGGGCTTTAAGAACGACGAGGTGCTGCTGGTCTCGGTGCTGGGGCTCTGCTTCGGCGTATCGTTGATCGCGGTGAAGATGGAGTACAGCATCGCGCTGGGCGCGTTCCTGATCGGCGCGATTATGGCCGAGGCGCGCGAGGCGGGGAAGATCGAGGCGCTGATCGCGCCGGTGCGCGATTTGTTCAGCGCGGTCTTCTTCGTCACCGTGGGCATGCTGATCGACCCGAAGGTCATCCTGACCGACTGGTGGAAGGTGCTGGTGCTGGTCGCAGTCGTGATCGTCGGCAAGGTGATCACCTGCGCCGCGGGCACGTTCTTAGCCGGGCACAGCACGCGCACGAGCATGCGCGTGGGCATGGGGCTGGCGCAGATCGGTGAGTTCTCGTTCATCATCGCGCAGCTTGGGCTGACGACCGGCGTCACCAGCCCGTTCCTCTACCCGATCGCCGTCGCGGTGTCGGCCATCACCACGCTGACCACGCCGTACCTCATTCGCTCGTCCGACCCGATCGTGCATTGGTTCGACCGCACCGCCCCGCGCAAGATCACGACGCCGCTGGGCGTGTACAGCCAATGGGTGAAACGACTCGGCACGCGCGGCACCGATCCCGCAAGCGAGCAGATCCGCAAGCTGAAGCGCAAGTGGGCAATCCAGATCGGCCTGAACGTCGCGATGATCACCGGCCTGTTCGTCGCCGGCGACCGCGTCGGGCGCCACACGGACGACTGGATTCCCAGTTTGCCGCAGTGGACGGGTGGCCCCAAGGCGGCGATCTGGTTCCTGGCGGTGCTGCTGGCGCTGCCACTGCTGGTGGCGACGTTCCGGAAGATGCGCGCGATCGCTTGGGTGATCGCCGAGACACGGGTGACGAAAGCCCGGGCCAAGGAGCAGACGCGTGCAATTCGGACGATCGTCGCCAACACGCTGCTGGCCGGCGCCAGCGCGCTGATGATTTTGTGGATCGCGATCCTCAGCGCCGCCGTCCTGCCACCGTGGCCGGTGCTGGTGCTATTCGCGGTCATCGCGACCGCTGTGGCGGCCGTCCGCTGGAACGCGATGGTGCGGCTGTACGCCAATGCGCAGGTCGCGCTGCACGAGACGCTGACCCGACCGCACGCCGAGATCGACCACGACACAGAGACGCGCGCGATCCCACCGATCTTGCGCGAGGCGTCGCTGGAGACGATCACGCTGCCGGTGGCCTCCCCCGCCGCCGGGCTGCTCATTCGCGAGTTGCAGCTGCGCACCCGCACCGGCGCCAGCGTCGTCGGCATCCAACGCGACGGCCACAGCCTGGTGAACCCCGGGCCGGACGACGACCTTCAACCGGGCGACCAAGTGCTGCTGATTGGCACGCAGGCGCACTTGGAAAACGCGGTCGGCTTGCTGATGGGAACGAAGACTGATGGGACGGGGTGAGGGGGAAGAATGCCGAATCGAATAATGGCAACTCGTCTGACATTCCTTGGTCGTCGGTACGCGTGCAGCCCTCCGGCATTCG is part of the Tepidisphaeraceae bacterium genome and harbors:
- a CDS encoding cation:proton antiporter encodes the protein MIGGNLIDSLGTAILAVGEVHGLELIQDLAVIMCVAGVVTVLFRKLRQPVVLGYILAGLIVGNHTPIKLIADEANVNTWGNIGVIFLMFSLGLHFSLRKLAEVGATAFLAASLEIVGMLTLGYYVGLAFGWKPMDALFLGAILSISSTTIIIKALTELKLVKERFAEVIFGILIVEDILAIAMLALLSGIANTGGLAADEVAVTFGKLGIFLVITLVVGLLAVPPLMRFVAGFKNDEVLLVSVLGLCFGVSLIAVKMEYSIALGAFLIGAIMAEAREAGKIEALIAPVRDLFSAVFFVTVGMLIDPKVILTDWWKVLVLVAVVIVGKVITCAAGTFLAGHSTRTSMRVGMGLAQIGEFSFIIAQLGLTTGVTSPFLYPIAVAVSAITTLTTPYLIRSSDPIVHWFDRTAPRKITTPLGVYSQWVKRLGTRGTDPASEQIRKLKRKWAIQIGLNVAMITGLFVAGDRVGRHTDDWIPSLPQWTGGPKAAIWFLAVLLALPLLVATFRKMRAIAWVIAETRVTKARAKEQTRAIRTIVANTLLAGASALMILWIAILSAAVLPPWPVLVLFAVIATAVAAVRWNAMVRLYANAQVALHETLTRPHAEIDHDTETRAIPPILREASLETITLPVASPAAGLLIRELQLRTRTGASVVGIQRDGHSLVNPGPDDDLQPGDQVLLIGTQAHLENAVGLLMGTKTDGTG